The proteins below come from a single Nitrospiraceae bacterium genomic window:
- the glmU gene encoding bifunctional UDP-N-acetylglucosamine diphosphorylase/glucosamine-1-phosphate N-acetyltransferase GlmU, with protein sequence MSGKKNTAAMILAAGQGTRMKSALPKVLHRVAGRPMLWYAANLARQVGSQTVAIVVGHGSEQVQAYLEQEKANFEPFEVVIQEKQLGTGHAVQQAYPVVTRNDLKQAEQFLILNGDSPLLTQATLNSLVDYHQSEKAALTILTTVIPESRGYGRVVRAPSGEIRRVVEDQDCSAEERSISEINVGTYVVDGTFLGKALSQLRPQNAQGEYYITDIIEVAVQQGLKVSAWITNDHLETTGINTREHLALAEKEMRRRICQRLMLSGVTMLDPERVIIDDGVEIGRDTSLYPGVILEGRTVIGANCVIHGNSRLNNCLVGNNVLIQDSCVMLEARIEEGAVIGPFAHLRPGSHIHRKGKVGNFVELKQTEVGEGSKVNHLSYLGDTVIGRNVNIGAGTITCNYDGFRKARTQIEDNVFIGSDVQLIAPVTIGEGALIAAGTTVTKNVPANALSISRVAQVNKEGTAAKRREILASSSAAHVQDKEQGAPAESSLRPNPQQQKDPV encoded by the coding sequence ATGAGTGGTAAAAAAAACACGGCTGCCATGATTCTGGCTGCGGGACAAGGAACCCGGATGAAATCGGCTTTGCCCAAAGTCCTACATCGTGTGGCCGGTCGTCCCATGCTGTGGTATGCCGCGAACTTAGCCAGGCAAGTGGGCAGCCAGACCGTTGCTATTGTGGTCGGCCACGGATCGGAACAGGTCCAGGCCTACCTCGAACAAGAAAAGGCTAATTTTGAGCCTTTTGAAGTGGTGATTCAGGAGAAACAATTGGGGACGGGGCATGCGGTTCAGCAGGCGTATCCAGTCGTTACCAGGAACGACCTCAAGCAGGCCGAACAATTCTTGATTCTGAATGGCGATTCACCTTTATTAACGCAGGCCACGCTGAATTCCCTGGTTGATTACCATCAATCTGAAAAAGCCGCCCTGACAATCTTAACGACGGTCATTCCGGAATCCCGTGGTTACGGGAGGGTGGTTCGCGCGCCATCGGGCGAGATCCGTCGTGTTGTCGAGGATCAAGATTGCTCAGCAGAAGAACGAAGTATTTCGGAAATTAATGTTGGGACGTATGTCGTGGATGGCACCTTCCTTGGAAAGGCATTGAGCCAATTGCGTCCCCAAAATGCCCAAGGGGAATATTACATCACCGATATTATTGAAGTGGCTGTCCAGCAAGGTCTGAAAGTTTCGGCATGGATAACCAATGACCATTTGGAGACGACTGGGATTAACACAAGGGAACATCTGGCTCTAGCCGAAAAAGAAATGCGACGACGAATTTGCCAGCGTCTCATGTTGTCAGGTGTCACCATGCTGGATCCGGAACGTGTGATTATTGACGATGGAGTTGAAATTGGAAGGGATACCAGTCTGTATCCCGGAGTCATACTTGAAGGCCGGACCGTCATTGGAGCGAATTGCGTTATTCACGGCAATTCGAGGCTGAACAATTGCCTGGTCGGCAATAATGTCCTCATTCAGGATTCGTGCGTCATGTTGGAAGCCAGGATAGAAGAGGGGGCGGTCATCGGGCCTTTTGCGCATTTGCGTCCGGGGAGCCATATTCATCGAAAAGGCAAGGTTGGAAATTTTGTGGAATTGAAACAGACTGAAGTTGGGGAGGGGTCTAAGGTCAATCATTTGAGTTATCTCGGAGATACCGTGATTGGCCGGAATGTGAATATCGGGGCCGGGACCATTACCTGCAACTATGATGGATTTCGAAAGGCACGGACACAGATTGAGGACAATGTCTTTATTGGGAGTGATGTGCAATTAATTGCCCCGGTGACAATAGGGGAAGGGGCGTTGATTGCGGCAGGAACCACCGTCACGAAAAATGTTCCGGCCAATGCATTGAGTATTTCCCGAGTGGCGCAGGTCAATAAAGAAGGTACGGCGGCGAAACGGCGAGAAATTCTGGCTTCTTCCTCAGCTGCCCATGTTCAGGACAAAGAGCAGGGTGCCCCGGCTGAGTCCTCATTACGACCGAACCCTCAGCAACAAAAAGACCCTGTCTAG